The nucleotide window GCTCCATCTCTTCTAGACTCTGTACTAAGTCGTGCAAAGCCAGCAAATTTTCCAGATTCTTTCACAGAAAATACTAAAAGGACATTCCTTGACTCTCTATATGCCTGATTCAAATTTGCTTCATTTTGGGGCAATGTACTCCATACTCCTTTAGCTTTTGATAGAGTGACATTCTCAGCATTATTTGATTTGATGATGAAAAATCTAACAAAAAGAACTTTAAGACATGTTCTTGGCATTTACATTAATGTGCTTATCTAAACATTCACAGgtataagaatataatatttcataagttTACATAAGATAACATATGTAATGAAAGCAGCCAACCTTGCATCCctaaataagtaatttaattttgtagcaTAATCATAGCTCTTGGCAATTCCTTTACTCTCCTTAGATCTTGCACGTTTCGTTTCAGGACTGGAAGATTTAGAATCTCTTGATCTAGCACGTTTTCCCCTGTTTTTCCGATTACGTTTATTGTCTCCTCGCGAAGATTTAGTTGAAACAGAGCTTATACTAGGCTGACAAGAATCAGAATTGGAACTGCTAGATGAAACTTCACTACGTGTATCGTATGTCTCATCTGCAGCAATTTTTAGTTCGTCTACTATGTCATTTTCTCCACAGCTCAGATTTAAGTTGTCTCCGTCTGTATTATTGTCCAtagtttcactttttatttgatGTTCACTTTCACTAATGCTGAATAGTATTTCTTCACTTGTCCCGTCATCCAGGCTTTGTACTGCTGGATTTTTCGGGCTCTCTTGCGCAAAGCCAATGTAGTTCTGGCGCCTTTAAACCTTTTCTGAAACGCAAATATAAAAAAGGGCTTACTAGATGGATATCCAGTCCGCTGTGATACTTGTCCGAGAACAATATCATATTCAAATGGATCTGGTATGTCATACGACAATTATATGGTAGAAAGTAATGCGGTAACATTTTTAGCATACAAGGAGAAAAGTTCAGAAGATTGCACATAAAATCCGATTTAAAGTCACTGTGGTAAAAGATTTAAGAAGTCCATTCGCCGAAAACTTTGACTTTAAGATTGTCCTTATGTTGTTTAATTAGAACATTGGTGAGTTTCATAAAagtttccaatatatatctactatGTCAGCAAGTACATCTTGCTTCAGGTAGATATGAATTATACCTAATATTGCAAAGGTTTGTTTCgatagaaacaatatttaacaaagGCAAACAACTTGGTTTCTTTTTATCTTAAATTCACGAATATAAATGTCCTTGTATAAgtgaaaaataagtaatatgtTTTAAACTGTAGAGATTTCCCTTTTTTGCAATTGAACGGAGTACACAATTCTTGTTGCCCTATGAAACACAATGCGTGTCATTTTCAAACTTTATATGTAAATGTTTATGATGAAGTTTTTTTGTAAACAGACAGTTTAATCTTGCTAAAATGTGTTTTCTGTGGCCTATTAACGTATGAAGGCGAAGAGTCGTTGATGTTTTTTTTCTGTACATCAGACAAAACAACACATCATACTTGTTTGACGTCTATATGCAGTCTTTGGAAACGCGAAGGCTATGCCTAGGAAAAGTCCGTTGCGAATAGTAATTTTACTAGCAACATCGGCACCACAAAACATACTCGAGACCATCGTTTTCgccattgattttattaaaaaagttcatGGTTTACAAACATAAGTCTTTGGACGTTATAAGCCCTTTTAAGCAGCTCGTACACACTTACGTGCACACTCGTTCTTCACTTAACACActtcgcacctcacgcaagaaTGCTTAATGATTATTCTATGCGTTCAATAACTATTCCTACGACTTCTCCCGCACGAAATACACGAGAGATTCGCACAAGGAATCCCACGTTTCTTCATAAAAGCACAGTAAACGGTACTCTCTTCACGGAAACGCAAACCACAGCGTCCATAGCGTGACGTGTTCATCACGATCGATAGAAACGATCATACCTGAAAACCTCCAAGATAAAACTCAAATGATATAATGCTTTTGAACAATTCCAACTGACTTTGTTCGCAATATTTTCAGACGTATTTGCATAACTATAGAGATTTTCATATATACTATGTCGAAAAATCTGTGCAAACGTCCACACGATACAAGCTCACTTTTGTCCTATACGTTACAAACTTACAATTACCCCCTCCAACAGTTTCTGTTTCTAACAACTAAAAGCGAGAGTGAGAAAAATGATCCAATTACAAGACATGAACATTTTTCAGTCGCACGATACGTAAATCACGCTGCTGTTCTTAAATTTGATCAACATATAACATTTCCTCTGTTCCGCAGAGCTCATAAATCCTCTGGCTACCCGTTTAATTGATTCTAGGGGGACCCAGTTGCCGAGCTTATATCGTGAGAATATTAAAACCCATGGATATCGGGTATTTTGAACAGGAATAAGGGgagttttacattaatattaaacaacattttattaattcttctaTACCTTTATCCTTATTCTACTGTTAAAGAATCTTTCTAGTTACGCATGTCGTACGTAatacgttatataaataaataatcttatcTAGTTTGGAAATTGAGTTTTTTTCATTCGGAATTTCTCGGAATTAAAATCCCTAGCGGTGCGTAAGGGTCGCCATCTTTAAAAAGGAACGACGACCATCTTGGACCATTTTTCACGGGTTGTTGACACGGGTAGATCACAGCCGGTTGTGAAAGTGTTTCGCGATGTAAAATCGTATCGCGATTAACTTGGAAATAAGTAGTGGTTGGTTAGAAAACTAGAATTAAAAGCGATACCGGTCCACGCGTTTCAGATTATCGTGCGGAATACTATTCTAGAACGAAAGTGTAAAAAAATTCGCGGTAACGAGCGTCTGTCACGAATATAAGTGATCTTGACAGAGACGAGTACGAAAGCCCTATTATATTAATCCGATATTTTACAAGCAGGGTATTTTTTCGGTTGTGATTCTTTCGTGTGAAAGGAAAATCGAGTTGTCGCGAGAAAGAAGACACGAACGCATTGAAAATACATCTTGCGATAGGAAAATGGTTTCGTGCACATGGTGACACCTCTGGTTAGTTTACGAATCCTATAAACAATTTGACATATTTCGTTTAAAAGTAATTCCGTTTGACCGTGCGGATTGTTATCGGTGCGGGTCGAACGTTGATAATGAAATTACGTGTCGAATGAGAGATCCCTTGATGATAACCGTTATTGCAAATTTTCTTCGAATTCGCCTGGCTAGTACCTTTATAATGGCGAAATGCAACGTACGTTTACcaaaatttttgtaaacattatgtGTCGTCGATAAGCAAATTAAGGTTTTATTATTgcactattttatttgaattttatatacacGCATGTTGCTTGTCCGTAATTTAGTGACACATTTATTCCATAGTAGTCATTTATCTATTACTGTTTATCTTCGGCCCGAAGATAAAGGTATTGTCATAGTAAATATCGTAAAACGAGCTCGCGgaagaatggaaatatttttttttcttcaacgGAAAACGAGGCGGCAAAGGaatgtaaatgtattttatccattgatttatatagaaaaagaataaaattgaattattattctgaACGTTATTTGCACTTTTTAATTGTAagtctttaacaattttttgaatCATCAAACAGTACTGTTTATCCTTACCAGTTGAACTGTTGCCTTATGAATGTGTCAGTAGAATAATAAGTATCACTTGAAAGATATGATTGTGTCAGCATGTTATTACACCTTTAAAGAAGCATGTAAATTAGAGAATACATAGCTGTTCTGTATTCAATATATTCCCTGTTACAcccaatataaatatttatttattgaaaactgatgttgttaattataaacgcatattctatttttattttcagtgtaaAGTATTTAGAACAGTTGGTCAATAATAATATGTTCATACtgatatgaaaattgaaattatttccatGAACTACATTTTCATAGAACATCACCTTATTGGGTTCAAaagttgatattttttaataatatttcttctcaaatatattgttttattcgatttatttaaaattacatgcATTTTGAGTTAGTTCACAACAAAAAGTAGTAAGTGAAAGTTTGCTACATTAGctccattatttattttaagataCAGTTAATTTTAGTCTATTATTACAAAGGCTTGCACATTATATACATGGCACATAATATGAGATCATAACATGTGCATGCTTCCACTTTTCATACTTCAACTACAGAGAAAGGATTCAAGTATTGATTGCAGGAGCATGGTGTGCTATGGCAATGGGAGGAGGGTGAAGCCCAGACAAGACCCCACCTCTGTATACATGCCCTCCATTTAAGTTTAACTTAAATCATTTCAGACAATCAGAGACAGATATACCTAATGTAATCTCATAATAAAATGCTTCTCTAATACTATCAAAGAATATGCTCAATATTTCAAAGAAGTATTACAAGTGCTATAAGATCAATGACCTGCATAAATGTTCAATGactatggaaaataaatttacacctgaatttaaattaatttatggcaatttatattttattttacttttttcagATCgtcagaaaaatgattaatataaaaaatacgtGAATGACAATGGGCTGAAGTATATTAGGCATTGAAACTCACATTACTTTTATACAAGTGAGGTCCaggtattgatatttttattttgtttttatttatttgcacaatgtttaatttaatttcaaacattaGTGAGATGTGTTTTTTTATATTGTCAACAATTGATATAATTGctgatgtattttttatttaaaagaaaaggaGTCATGGCAACagtggaagaaaagaaaagagttgGTGGTTCAAAAGTGTCAGCCATTGCAAACATCTTTCAATCGAAACCACAACTGGACAATTTAAGCCATAGAACTAATAATATTCTGTCAGATGGTTTCAAAGAACCGGCTGTGCCTTTAAAAGAATCTCCTACGCAAGTCACAGTTGTTAGAACTGAAAGTCATGTGGCCCGTTTCAACAATGCGCGAGCTCTATTCGAGAAACTTGGGGAAGAAaataaaccaaataaaccgtaAGTGCATACATTGTTCAAAAAGATAGATGCACAAATAATATACCatgttttgtttactttttgttttcatcaattttatacAGGATTGACAGAATTGCAAAACCCAGCAACTTACACGGTTTAAGATCACGTTCTAGTTCAGCAAATTCTGGATCAGGCTGTACGTCTCCAGCTAGGTCACCTCGTCCTCGATCCCCGTCGCCTCCGGGTACTAGGGATCATTTAAGTAATTGGAGCGCAAGTGTACCAGCCTTAAACGCTGAAAGACATTTTGAAAACGGTCATAATCATGGTTTCGATAATGTGCCAGATAAACATAAATCGCGATCAGGATttggaaaatttgataaaaattatggGAAGGAAAATCGATTGGACGATCGTCCAGAAAAACCGGAGAAACCTGAAAGACGATTGAACTCGAAAGAATTaattgagaaacaaaaaaattggaCTAGTCATTTCTCAAAAACTAGACCAAGCAGATACAATTCAGATCCAAATAGATCCGTAGTCCAAAGCTCATTGAATCAAAGCGCGAATAAGGTGAATGTTGACTCTGTTTCTGCAGGACATGCACAAAATGCCGCAAACGTTGATAATGAAGTAAAAAGACCAACAGATATCTCTACTAATCCAGCCACAAGATCTGCAAGTTTTTGTTCTGTTAGGTCATCAGCCATATCTCCACCTCCACCTCTACCGCCAACCAGAAATTCGTCGAATGTGAAAAAAGAAAGACCGGCAAGTATCGCGGCTGTGTCTCCTTCGGATATTCCTAGTAGTCCAGAGTATGCTACTATAAACAAGTATTTCGATACTTCTCCCACCATACCAGAGTACGCAGTTGTACAAAAGAACACGAATGTACAAAACAAACATTTCCAAAGAAACCAAGAACATCGGGAAGGTTCGAAGAACGTTGCTACTCCTGCGGGAGAAAGGACACAAGATGTGTTCATACCAGAGTATGCAGTTGTACAGAAGAACACTGCGGCCAAAGCGCATTCGCGGAATGCAGACATATCAAAAAATACTTCTTCTGTTCAGCATTCAAAGGGATTCAGTAATTCAGAAAGTAATCTGAGTACTAAAACTGCTCTTGCAAGCTCAAGTATCGATATATATTCACAATCGAAATCGCATGTTTCTCCTTATGATAGAAATTCTGATATATCTAGTCCAACACGGAGTATCTCGATAGAGAATATTACTAGTATTGCGTACGAAAATAAGACAAGGAAGGATAGCGACTTGCTTGACACTCCTGAGTATTTAAATTACCCTACGAATTCCATACGTTCACCGCCGAAAACTTCTGAATGGAGGAACGAGTGGTTAGCTAAAAATGATGAGATATTGAAGAAAGCGGCGGACTTGAAGAATTCTAGAGAGGTATTGGACGTGGAAACGAAAAACGATGTCGTTAGACCTGATCCAAGACCAGATTGGGCCAGATCGTGTATAAATACGGTCAGGAAAAAAGATAATCTGACGGATGAAAGGAAAATAGAACCTTCGAAATCTCCGGATCCGGAATTGAGACCACCTTCTGGAGGTACGGATAGCGCTTCTTCTAGTATGAGCTCCCCTAGCTCCCCTTCCAAGGATAGTAAAGAAGAGAAGGCAGATAAGGAAATGTCTGAAAAAATTCAAGCGGGTATAGTATTCGTGAATCATTTCAGTAACATggcttaatttatacaaacgtATGTAATACATTCTATACACGTTTGAATACTCAGTTTATCACAAAACAAAAGACATATACAAAAGACACGAATTTAACGTAAACTTTTTTTAcgggaaaaaatgaatttttttattatttttttaattatcggaaaattattgatatcataTTTTAACTTATTGATATGTTGCAGACTGTGGCAGTCTGCCAAAATACTAAAAAGTAAAAGCCCAAGAGGAAACTCTCCTCTTTCCCCCTTTCCTCCTCTTCTTGATGTTGGTTCCTCCTACTGGTTtcaacagtattatttatagaaatctcTGTGTATTCTGTTCTGCTTCTGTCTGGTGGTACTTTGCAGCATTTTCTTCGgaaaagtatttttcaaattccAATCACTTTTTTTCCAAgtgcaaaacaaaaaatacttgttaaaaattaattatcatcGTTAAATTATATCCGTTTTGTGGAATGTGGATTTGTGAAAACTTGGATATTTCCAAATGTGTTCCTTAAAAACGTGCTCCCTAAAAAGAATAGTATTAGTAAGGTGTAATGATAtagcataaaatattttctgcaaAGTATGTGCTCTTTTATACGTGTTGTATCAAAAACATTTTTAccaaagtttatttatattgctTGTGCGATTCAATCttttaaattactaaaaattgTAAGGTTCTTGTAAAAAGATATATGTTTCCGTTTTATTGTACAGTTATATGATAAATTTAACTAtctaaatttcatattattttacatacaaaagataaaaatatcaTGTGTCTACGACTACTTTGCATTGATTGTCGaggtatttttttaatgattatttaacaaaattatttgttatcataactctttaatattgtaatattttgtttaaggTCGAAATAGTTATGATTTGGAACCTGAAGATCAAGAAAAGCCTGCATCGTACACAGAAGCTATTCCCGAAAAAGATGTTTCAGATAAAAATTCAAGATTTAGTGAAACAGATACAACTACCGTCATTCGTCGTTCTCACGTCCGTGTTGATCTTCAAGCAGCTGGTTTGGGACAACGACCACCATCTGTTATTAGTTCAGATCAAGAGTATCCAGCTCTAGAACACAAGGATATACCAATACCTTCGCCATATGCAaagaaaatacaacaaaatcagGAAGTTTCTGCACAAAACAATGAAGTTAAAACTCAAATAAAAGGAAGCACAGAAGAGAATGCGGTAATAAAAACTGATTCAACAAAAAGTTGCCATAATAAGATATCTCAAGATAGTAATCATGATCATGGACGAACTAATTCAGTGATCACAGAAGTAAATCAAAATGTAGTTTTAGATAATAAgtcaaaatcaaatattattaatgagaGGCATGCATTTTCTGAAACGGTATGCCAGAAGACCGTGTCGAATGCCAAAAAcgatcaaattaaaatttctatgcGGGAAAAGATtgcaaaaaataaagaagaagtgTCTGGGAAACGTTCAAGTTTTGCTGAAGTTGATAATAAAGATCAAACAGATAAAGCCATTTTAAATACGAGTCTGAGTTCGTCAATCTCAAATGTCTCGAGTACTGAGAATTTGTTAGAGAAAGCTGTTATTAAAGAGGCGGAATTAGATGAAGCTGTATATCCTGCGAATACATCTAAAGTAACAACAAAAGCCGGTAGCCAAAAGGAATATATAACATTAGCAGGAAATACAGCACCGCTACCCAAATCTAATTCCCAGGCAGTAAacagtattttaaatagatcCATAGAGGAATCAGATCAACCTCAAACCACTTGGGAACAAGAGAAACTTAAAGCTGATCAATTAGCTAAATTacgattacaagaaaataacTCGCCAAGTTCAATGCAACAAGTTAATGTACCTCAAAGCACATCTCCCGTTATTGCATCTCAACAGCACGTAGATAAGAAGCAAATTAATGAACACGTTGTATCTGAAAGCAGTCTTCACGAAGACAGTGATTCCAGTGACACTAAGACTATTACAAATTTGGAGTATGCACCAGTGGATATGCAACATGTTAATGAACAGAGTAATCCAAAAAGTGCAGTTGAAGCTCCATCCAAAACTAATCTTAATCAAGCAGTTCCTGTAACACCAGACACTATGACTGCTGATGAAGCAGAAAACCTACTAAGTTCCCGGTAAGTacatcaaatgaaaaattataaaaaatatatatatatatagttctttttaaaaaaattagtttatacTTGTATATTGAGAACAATCCGTAAAATACATCTAATTTGACATAAATGTTTTTCATATGGAAttgcatattatatttataataattctagtTGCATAGCAAATCATTTTGTGGCAACTTGCAAGAAGcttgataatttttatttccttattttaaattctaatattttctactATTCATGTTTATTTCAATGCGATTTCCAACAAACTCATTACATACTGGGACAAAACACAGCATCCTAGAGAAAAAGATAAGGTaagattattgttattttatgatTGAACGTTCAGTTCAttgattacaatattaaactatgaaaGAACAAGGTGAATCATATGAATAATCAATTAGACAAGGATCAGCTTTATTGTCGGATGAGGAAGCACAAGAAATAGCAAGATTACTTTCTCCTACTGTGAATACTGAGGCTGTAAATGAAGGAAATTCTATTGATAAAAGTAAAGAGATCGacaaagagagggagagggaggatCAAGATAATACACCGGATTGGCTTTCCGATGTCCTGTCTGCTCCTGATACCAGTCTTATTAATAGCACCACTAATGATTATAGGTGAATCAGTTTGGTCTTTTATGTTTTTCCTTTTcgtcttataaaaatattttgccgCTTATGCTATGATCTTATTTCCATTTGTTTCATTAAGCGCACATGAGGTGATTTTGTTCAAAACATACGTGAAatggtaataatttatttttaacgtattcaaatgtttgtaatttttaGTTTATCCCATAGATCACGTAGCGATTTAACGATAGACTCGTTGACGGAGAGTCAAGTGGGTTCTGTAACTGGAAGCGAAAGTGGTCTTCTTGGTTCAGTTAGCAGTTTGAACGACACTCATGAAACTAATGACGATACAGAGACTGAACATCAGGATGAGTACATGCCTCCAATGCCAGGCAAAATTGTGAGTTTATAAGCATGATAATCGTAATACGATTAAACTAAATATATATTAGGAATACAAGGAAGATAACAAATTTGACGATATTCATTTAGGTGCTGGTAGAAAATGGAGTGCATTATTTTGAGGATGGCCATTTCTGGATGGAAGTTGCTGGAATACCGGAATCGGACGAGGAGAAAGAAGATTACCCGACAGATATACCAGTCAAGAAGATGACTAAAGTTACATTTGATACGGGGCCAATGAGAGTTTATTCTACTCATTCGGTGAACGAGTATGATCGTCACAACGAAGATGTCGATCCCGTTGCTGCAAGCGCTGAGTACGAACTCGAAAAACGGGTGGAGAAGATGGAGGTACTCAAACAGCATAAATACTGCACATGATATtccattataaattcatttgtggtaataaagaaatatttatcaggTATTTCCGGTAGAACTGATGAAAGGACCAGAAGGTCTCGGTTTAAGTATTATCGGAATGGGTGTCGGTGCAGATGCAGGACTCGAGAAGTTAGGTATATTCGTGAAAACTATCACTGAAAAGGGAGCAGCTGCACGAGAAGGTAGAATACAAGTGAACGATCAAATCGTTGAGGTTGATGGAAAATCTTTAGTCGGTGTGACACAAGCTTACGCAGCCAGCGTTCTTCGTAATACTTCTGGTCTTGTGCGATTTGTGATCGGCAGGGAACGCGATCCGAACTCAGAAGTGGCTATGTTAATACGACAAAGTCTTCAGGCGGATAAGGAAAGagaacagcaacagcagcaagcTAATTCTGCTAGGTACACATTTAAACAATGTTtctgattttctttttaagtaaCTTCCCAATGATGGTTTATCCTTGCTCGCTAATGTCTATGACGACAAACTATGGCCACCTCAATGATGGCACGAGGCCTCTTGAGGTACTGAGGGAAACTAAACTCTGTTGCTTACATGTAAACTTTCAATTAAAGATATAAAacgtattgtaatataaatgtcCGTTGTTCCTGTAGAAAACTAAATTTTTCGGATGCCTCGCCCGATGGTCAACGATCTGGCGAGGATATTTCTGTCGGAGGGATGGGTGCAATACCAGGCTCTCCAGCCATGTCGTCATGTTCCGAAGGGGAACCTCCCCAAAGTCCTATTGAAAGTTACTTATCTGCTTCCGGTCGAAGTAGATCTCCTATTATTAGTTCATCGATGCCACCACATGCGCCTACTACACAAAGTGATGTTGACAGTTTGAGGCTACTTTTACAAGAGGTAATTTGTTTTTCTCTCAATCAGAACAGAAGATAATAGTAAGGAACGTGTGAGATACGTAGTCTAttacatgtatttttattttgattgccGCATTCCCTTACTTAATTATGTGTAAAATTGTTGATTTCtcttaaatgtataattaatgagaaatatatagtatGGTCTCATTACTTATCATGTAGTAGTCTGCTTCATAATATTAAGAAAGTGGTGATGTTATTTGAAATTAGATTTACAATAGTCTGCATAGTGCACATCGCATTTATTTTTGCACGAAGTATATCTAGTATCATAGAAATACGTTCttactatacaaaatataaactaCAGGAAGTTATGCACTATAGAGTAttgtacatacatgtatatacatgtatatatatatatacatgtatatataatttaacttacATTGCCAGTTCGTACACATCGGCACACCTTCATAGGTTCATAggcttaaatatatttttggttTTGCTTATGCACTGTGTTTGTTGTTCGCTGCTTGCAGAGTCAGTATAAACTAGCATTAGCAGATGGAGAGGTGGAAAAGCTGAAAGCTAAGGTAAACACATCAGATTTTTCGCATAGCAattttatgtgtttatataTCATTCGCTTTTTCCATGAAATCACGCATAAAAGCCTTTCATTTCCTTGAATTGCCTTGGTTCATGTtacacataattttattatgtactttTCATTTGTAGCTTGTAGACTTAGAGAACAGTGGAGCAGGTAGCGAGGAGTACGCAGCAAAACTGCGTGAATCTGGATTACGACTCCATGAATCCGAGAGAGCCTTGGGTACTGCCAGACAGGATTTGGCAACGGCTCGAGAAATGCTTTCTCAAGCAACAGCTCAGAATGCTGCTTTGCAACAAAAGTATGCACGAGCAAGGAGAGCAGCTCGTGAGCTGCGCGCGGATATTGCAGCTCGAGATGAATTTTATCAACAGTTGTTACAAGAAAAAGACACGGAGTACAATGCTCTTGTAAAGAGTTTAAAGGATAGGGTACGTCAACAGTTGTAGTTACAAGGGAGCGGGAGGTGTTAAAAGGTAtacacatttaaaaaaatatatattctttatgATTATAGGTTATCACGTTGGAAGTAGAATTGACCGAGACTCAAAGGAGATTTG belongs to Nomia melanderi isolate GNS246 chromosome 12, iyNomMela1, whole genome shotgun sequence and includes:
- the Spn gene encoding protein phosphatase 1 regulatory subunit spinophilin isoform X2, which codes for MATVEEKKRVGGSKVSAIANIFQSKPQLDNLSHRTNNILSDGFKEPAVPLKESPTQVTVVRTESHVARFNNARALFEKLGEENKPNKPIDRIAKPSNLHGLRSRSSSANSGSGCTSPARSPRPRSPSPPGTRDHLSNWSASVPALNAERHFENGHNHGFDNVPDKHKSRSGFGKFDKNYGKENRLDDRPEKPEKPERRLNSKELIEKQKNWTSHFSKTRPSRYNSDPNRSVVQSSLNQSANKVNVDSVSAGHAQNAANVDNEVKRPTDISTNPATRSASFCSVRSSAISPPPPLPPTRNSSNVKKERPASIAAVSPSDIPSSPEYATINKYFDTSPTIPEYAVVQKNTNVQNKHFQRNQEHREGSKNVATPAGERTQDVFIPEYAVVQKNTAAKAHSRNADISKNTSSVQHSKGFSNSESNLSTKTALASSSIDIYSQSKSHVSPYDRNSDISSPTRSISIENITSIAYENKTRKDSDLLDTPEYLNYPTNSIRSPPKTSEWRNEWLAKNDEILKKAADLKNSREVLDVETKNDVVRPDPRPDWARSCINTVRKKDNLTDERKIEPSKSPDPELRPPSGGTDSASSSMSSPSSPSKDSKEEKADKEMSEKIQAGRNSYDLEPEDQEKPASYTEAIPEKDVSDKNSRFSETDTTTVIRRSHVRVDLQAAGLGQRPPSVISSDQEYPALEHKDIPIPSPYAKKIQQNQEVSAQNNEVKTQIKGSTEENAVIKTDSTKSCHNKISQDSNHDHGRTNSVITEVNQNVVLDNKSKSNIINERHAFSETVCQKTVSNAKNDQIKISMREKIAKNKEEVSGKRSSFAEVDNKDQTDKAILNTSLSSSISNVSSTENLLEKAVIKEAELDEAVYPANTSKVTTKAGSQKEYITLAGNTAPLPKSNSQAVNSILNRSIEESDQPQTTWEQEKLKADQLAKLRLQENNSPSSMQQVNVPQSTSPVIASQQHVDKKQINEHVVSESSLHEDSDSSDTKTITNLEYAPVDMQHVNEQSNPKSAVEAPSKTNLNQAVPVTPDTMTADEAENLLSSRILEKKIRQGSALLSDEEAQEIARLLSPTVNTEAVNEGNSIDKSKEIDKEREREDQDNTPDWLSDVLSAPDTSLINSTTNDYRSRSDLTIDSLTESQVGSVTGSESGLLGSVSSLNDTHETNDDTETEHQDEYMPPMPGKIVLVENGVHYFEDGHFWMEVAGIPESDEEKEDYPTDIPVKKMTKVTFDTGPMRVYSTHSVNEYDRHNEDVDPVAASAEYELEKRVEKMEVFPVELMKGPEGLGLSIIGMGVGADAGLEKLGIFVKTITEKGAAAREGRIQVNDQIVEVDGKSLVGVTQAYAASVLRNTSGLVRFVIGRERDPNSEVAMLIRQSLQADKEREQQQQQANSARKLNFSDASPDGQRSGEDISVGGMGAIPGSPAMSSCSEGEPPQSPIESYLSASGRSRSPIISSSMPPHAPTTQSDVDSLRLLLQESQYKLALADGEVEKLKAKLVDLENSGAGSEEYAAKLRESGLRLHESERALGTARQDLATAREMLSQATAQNAALQQKYARARRAARELRADIAARDEFYQQLLQEKDTEYNALVKSLKDRVITLEVELTETQRRFGLPVRLPYDGTTARIVTPQLSRRQLPPPPSSTSCQLSDTETSDLSSPDDGDKTATVERKLPLPLPVKEELDRAVPAHRLLDNSAGKSKAELASRGGLANRQLPKRSGGLSNSSSDYGLDESGDNTDEDSSSKLLSQDTSSRSPNDLTSKQSNLSSYSSSSSISSLKSKHMEPTHPTAIRQHSTISSQVRAMTEQSWPQSQKNLTGPPASLAEQLKQVLAERERRLGGNDMSSSRESSGDFSDLNNPHNNDPTLVTHHLVEEIRQAVNEANQRVKKVTIPSPNVIGSGGTPWHHPGSSPSSLSSGGSVSPPAVDPSPSKTDASEVWLPPHPSDFGLGDKKSHFWQNAPVTDWSKEQVCQWLTGIGLERYAPRFLETGINGGNLLRLESRDLKAFGIYGEEKSHLKRKLKELRAQADRERKERKEIERMRRKAEKAARKK